The Daphnia magna isolate NIES linkage group LG6, ASM2063170v1.1, whole genome shotgun sequence genome segment TAAATTCGTCATACTCATTGTTGGATTTTATATTATGGATGACTGAGCTGAATGGTTTCACACATAGTGGGCACTCGGGTTTCACCTAGAAAGAATTTAGAAACACTCGTACTTGAAATGAGAAAACTTTCTTTTAACTGTTGCTAATTACTTTTGACCACTGGAGAAGGCAGCTGAAACAGAATCCGTGGAGGCAGCTTTTAGGAAATGATTGGTTTTCACACTTGCCCAGACAAATAGCACATGGGTCAAGTCGTGATTCAACAGGATACACCAAAGATTGCTCCGACATTCCTGGATATTGATTGACTGATTGAGGTTGGCAACATAGAATAGATATTTCAAAAGTAGGACTGCATTTACAGGCTAACTTTTAACACTATTATTTCGTGAAAACGGCTTCTTTATCAATACCTTTAGCACGTGTTTTACTTAGTTTTCTTCCAGTgcaaatttaagaaataatttaaaacaacATTTCACCTCTTTCAGAcagtcaattttttttaagaaacaaaaaggtgaaaaacAAACTCAACTAaagtgaaataaaatttttctcaGGATCGTCAGTACCTAGTAGAACCGCATCGTGTTCTGACGCAGAAAGAACACGAGCACGAGAAGAAACAGCGAGCAGGTCAGACAGGAAACTGAAGATTAGGTCGTCCAAGCTCTAGGCATGTGGCAATTTGGCGCCTCACACCAAGCAACGTTGCCAAAAAGAACAATTtagaacattttaaaaaggaaaattttgttgtttacttgtttttgttttcattttaattaaattacaATTCACAACTCATTTTTCTGTTCTACaggaaaaaatattattacaTATAGTTGACatccaacaaaagaaaaatataaatatacatttttGGCAACTTAATTTCTAATCGTAACATCCACGCTAACGGCTAACCTGGGTATTTTTTCTTAGCTATTTCCAAAGTCATAGACATTTTGggtaattaaaaatttttagcGGACTTCAAATAAATATCACAtcataaaagaacaaaaataccAAAACGAATGATACGCGGCTTAAAATAGTAGGATGGACTTCAAATGACGATTAGTCGTCATCAGAGTCTGATAATGTTATAACTTCAGGCAAAGGTTTAGGCGGTACATCCAGAATAGTGAGATCGTCTTCTTCTACATCTTCGGTATCTTTAAGATTTTCTATGGGAAAATGTCTTTCGGCGGACACCACGGAAACTTCAGGGGTCACACTTATCCTGACCTGAAAGACAGAAATGCCCAGCCTTTGTCGTAATGTCGTTATAAGAAATCCTAGAGAAAGTTACATCCATAGCCTTTAACTTACCACATCCTGTGGAAAAGCACCGCGATCTAGTTCAGGCTGCAGTGTTGAACACTCGTAAGATTCGATCAGCTGAAGAAGCATTCTCTTTCGAGTTTTACCCATACCCTGTAATTCCGTAATCTTTTCCGAACACAATTCAAAGTACAGATTTTCCGAGTAGGCCTTTATATACATATTCCTTTCGATTCGACGCATGTAGGCAATCACCATTTCCATGTGATTATGGGGCTCAAAAATCGGATCAGAAATTATGGCCACCACAAGTTTCTGGACCATTTGGTTACGCATGTCAGTTGGAACCAAATCATGCCACCACAGTACTTTCTCAACTGGGTCAGCAGTGACATTACTTACTGGGAGCAGGTTAGAAACCGTTACATCAGCAGACGAACTAATTGGATGGAATTCATTAACCTAAAAAAGGGGGATATTATTGAAAGGGTAAAATTTGAACTAAATGCAATTGAAGTTACAAGCTCAATTTTAGAAGCACGATCAATATCATCTCGTAGGATAGTTCTAGATCTAAGTGAGTAGCGAATCATGTTGGCAATCCGTTCTTGAGGTTTTATAGCCTTGGCTAGATGATTCTGGGCAATCGACTGCCGTTCAGACTGTAGAGGAGCTGCCCTATGCCTTCGTGTACCAATGTTAATGGTCTGCCTCCTTCCAGAAATGGCTTGTGTTTGCAGGTGGTTTTTGGCAGTGCCCTGAGCATTGTTTGCATTTGCCAGTGTAGTGTTGTGCTGTGACTGCTGTTGCAACAGCAGAATAGGAGGTGAAAATGCTCTTGATGAATGTTTTCCCAATTTCTGAATTTCAAGCTCATCATATTCATGATCAAACTTTACATTATGGATGATTGAGCACAAAGGTTGCATGCACAATGGACATTCAGCTTTGACCTATGATTGAAACAAATTCAGGATACATGACTCATAGTTATCTTTGCCAACATCTTGTTTACCTTTGACCATTCCAGtaagcaaacaaaacaaaattcatgaAGACAGTTGCTGGCAAATGACTTATTGTCAGGAACTCCCAGACATATGGCACAGATTCCTTGTGATGAATTAAAAGGAGATCCTGGGGATAATTCTTGAAAGCTGTCATCAATTCCTAAATGTTCATTTGATATTTTACTGTCTATTTGAAAAGCTTGACTTGCACAGCATTACCTGTATGTGCCATCTCCAAATTTGACCTACTTTTTACAAGGATAAAATgtttaaatggaaaaaaagtTAACCtgtattaaattttaaaaaaagggacttGTAAACGTGGCTAAAATCAAAAGACGAGTGAGTGAATATCTAAATTAACTGGCGCCACGACAACACCTGTTGACTTGCAATGTTGCCAGTAGCAAAGAgacaaaaacaatttaaaaaatacaggtaaacgtaaaatattaatttttggCGCTAGAGTAAATCAAACTTGATGCATTAAATTCCATCAAAACATGACTACGGAATTCGAGTCGGATTTCATAAAATTGTTGGTCGTTCATTTTTGTATTCGTACACGTTTTCCAATGTCTcacatgcaaaaaaattacGCTTCCAAATAGCACTGGATTTTTCTGTGTAAGAAACTTAAATGGAATTTGATTCTGtacataaaattttaaaagggaCAAAGCATGCATCTACGATAAAGGAAATAAATTTCGCAATTAATAACTAATGTCTACACATAGTTGAACGTATCTACttcagaatttaaaaaaaaggaaacacacAATTGGGATGGTATGGCTTTTGATGACTCGACTGACAACATATTGCCGGGATTGTTCTGCTAAGAAAATTACACCGGATAGTTTTTCTTaaacgttattttttttttaaagctttgtGTCTTCGTATTGGGTTTTCATATGTCCAGGATTTCCTTGTGGAGGGCCATCCTCGTAAGGCACAACCCAAACGTCATCATCTGCATGGATTTCGGACGAATTTTTCATAAGCTGCTCTTCACCATCGCGACATTGTTCATCTGTGGCTAAATGATTACCAGTAGAATCGGGTTTGCTCGTACAACCCAATGGATCTTCTCTGCTTTCTCTGTTAATACTAGTCTGTAATTCGAGAGACAAGTAAAAACAGTTCAAGACCTAACCATCTATAAGTATCAAAAGATTATGGCATTAAGGAAAAAACCTTTCCGAAAACCACTCCGGCTGGAGGATCCCAGGTGGCCATAGATCTTGTCTTGGCGCGAATGCAAACTAAGCTGACAGCCAGGCCCATGAAACCGAGAGCGGCCACCAGGATAAGTGGAATGAAGATATCCAAGCGTCGCTCGAAAAGGGAAGCCGCAGCAAGTTGCTCAACTGAAAGAAGTTGATACGGGATTATCCCACCGTAGAGGGAGGAAACCGTTTGGTTCAGCTATAtgtaaagaaacaaacaattcTTTTGATAGGAAacgatttttgaataaaaattttttgtttaaataatgTGATATACCGTTGCTTCCAAGTGATGTTGACTATTTCGGATAGCTGTGGTAATCCATACAGAGGGTAGATAACCAGTGGAAATTTCGTCCATAGAATTCGTTTCTCTCTTACGACGTGCAACGAGGCCGCCACTAACCGAATGGTGTCTGGGAGTGACCTTTTCTTTATCCTGGACTAGAAAGCAGACTAGCAGGCCTTCTGCAGTTAATTGTGGTGATGGTGCCACATATAAGATCTCATTCTCAGAAATGTTCAGTGTCTTAGTTGTCTCTGTATCTTCCACTATCTGAAATGGagctttttaatttttcatgtaaatttaacaaagaaaagagatTATTACGGTGAAGTTTGTAGAGGTTAAGATTTTTGCAATAGCTTTGCGGAATGGAAGATCTTGTGTCAGTAACCATTCAACCACACTGGAAGCTGGctgaaaagaaatagaaaccACATCCATTTTTTCTCTGGTGCTCAGATTCGAAGCCAGTCGAACGGCATCTCTCTGTAAATATAAATTAACATTTTCAACCAAAAAACAAGTACAGAAGAAGCACGCAAACAGAACTTTGGGAGCATCTATTTGACACGaaactattttcttttgatcTCGAATTGATTTTTATCGTTaaggtaaaataaaacattacgaaagaggaaaaacaacatAAGAATGTCACACGTGGACATCTTTACCGATTCAAAACATGAAGTAAACAATTACAAATACAGACATCTAGCGGGTTTTATTACCCCCATATAAAGACATCTAGCGGAGAAAAAATATACTACTTACCCGATTTTTTAAAGGCGGCATAGGCGGGACGGTTGAACTGCTCTCCGAGGGAGAGCTCGTCACGTTCACATTTGGATCATTCGAATTCGTCAGAGTCCCCATTTCTGGCGTAGAAAAAGTTGTCGTAGGTGGTAGCGTCGTCGTCGTGGACGGCGAAGCGATCAACACGCACCTTCCAATTGGCGAACTCTTGCGGAATCCCATACGACATTCACAGGTGTTATGTCCTCCAAAATTAACGCAATGGGCATTCGGATCGAGGCAAGTTGTCGATGTCACACATTCGTGTAGAGGCGCCGTAGTCGTTGACGACCGCCTCTGAGTCGTCGTCCTAGGGCTCCTGGTAGGTCTCCTTGTAGTCGTTCCAGGATTTGTTGTCGTTGGTGAGACCGAGGTCGAAGTTGTAGAATCGATTGAACTATTCAAAGGAGTAGCTGTTGTTATCGTAGAGGAACTCGCATTGCCAGCTGCCGAATGATCAACATTGATCATTCCAGTAACGCTAGACGTCGATATCGGTTTCTCTGTCAGTCTAATTGTCGTGGAACTTGTTGATTGAACGGTCACGGTCGTCTCCGGTAGAATCGCCAAAGTTGTTCCTTCTACTGGAGAACCGCTAACAGATGGCTCAGGTGAAGCCGCATCCTGTTGATTCGTGGCGATCGTCTCTTCCGAAACAGTAACTGGAACATCTGAGGGTTGCGCCACTGACGTGGTGAGAGCAATCTCTGCTAGATCAGTTTCTGTTTGATTGTTATTCTCTGGTGATTGTGATGAATCAGCAGTAGAGGCATCCGTGACATCCAAGCCAAGTGTTTGCATTGACGAGGTCGTCACCGTTTGTGTTCCAACACTATTCTCCTCCGTCACTGGAGTCGTGGCGGCTTCAGAAGTCGGTGGTTCGCTTCCCGTTACATCTTCGGCGCAGTACCCTGCCAAAAGATCACATATCCATTCTCATAAATTCATTTAAAACTACCATAATCTATTTCGCaaaattcgttttttgttttttgttttttcctcattttttcACGTCGTTTAGCCATTAGCAATTTAAAATACGAGCGAATTTTGGCTGCAGTCGATGAAAAATGAaccgtgaaaataaaaaatatcactatgaattttttgttttacagaaaaacaaaatggaaacTGGATCTGTTGAATATTATAACCATCAAATATAAAACCCACACCAAAACAGGATCGGGGTTGATTGTACAAGTAACTCGAGAGGCTCAAGTGGGCGTCGAGCACGTCAAACCCTCTGCCCTCCAAACGAAACCAAAATATCTAGACTACATCTCATGAATACATTTCACTTTCGTGAACACCTGAATTAATCAAAAATCACTCAAACGTTCTAACTAAGCGCAAAACCACTTCAAGAACAAACTCGTCCCTGATTTCCTCAATCATAAATTTATgctgacatttttctttttctcaagaGCTGCCATGACTACATTCACCACTTGTGCTTATTCCCttcgacacacacacacacacacacacaaaaaaaaaaattgataactCTTTTCAAGTGGTCAAACTCTCCCTTCCAAACACAAAAATGTCTCTCTGTTAATCAGAAACATTCACGCACACGAAAAAAGCACAGACACTCTGAAAGTTATAATTGACAACTAAATATGCGTTCGTGATTGGTAGGAAACCAGCTGTCCCGGCTGCtggccaaacaaaaaaaaaaattcaaatcaatgTCGAATTTGAATAATTGAATTTACATAGTAACACACCCAAGTTTCAAACTAATTTAAAAGTAAATCTAAAATCTAACCTGAGGCGAGTAAAAGGGCGGCGACGATGGCGAATGAACGGCAAAATGCGGAGATGTTCATCTTCCACGTAGCCAAAGAAGCAAATGGAACACTTTCGCTCAAACGGATTGGAAATTGCTGCTGGACACACTGAAGGACTGCCGGACACTGACTTGACGGGCGCCCcggcttttttgttttctgtgatCTTTTATCGCGGTGCTTTTTTTCCCGGCTGTGGCgcccgttttcttttctcttgtatATATACACAAGGGCCCATGCCATTACCATGGTAACTTCACTTTCCTAGTGAGGGATGGACCTAAAGGAAAAatgagggggagggggggagcaCCGGGTCCACCCAGCAgacttttttatttgtgatcCGGTGTAGTTGGTTGGG includes the following:
- the LOC116925394 gene encoding E3 ubiquitin-protein ligase RING2; the encoded protein is MAHTGIDDSFQELSPGSPFNSSQGICAICLGVPDNKSFASNCLHEFCFVCLLEWSKVKAECPLCMQPLCSIIHNVKFDHEYDELEIQKLGKHSSRAFSPPILLLQQQSQHNTTLANANNAQGTAKNHLQTQAISGRRQTINIGTRRHRAAPLQSERQSIAQNHLAKAIKPQERIANMIRYSLRSRTILRDDIDRASKIELVNEFHPISSSADVTVSNLLPVSNVTADPVEKVLWWHDLVPTDMRNQMVQKLVVAIISDPIFEPHNHMEMVIAYMRRIERNMYIKAYSENLYFELCSEKITELQGMGKTRKRMLLQLIESYECSTLQPELDRGAFPQDVVRISVTPEVSVVSAERHFPIENLKDTEDVEEDDLTILDVPPKPLPEVITLSDSDDD
- the LOC116925391 gene encoding mucin-5AC isoform X1, with product MVMAWALVYIYKRKENGRHSREKKHRDKRSQKTKKPGRPSSQCPAVLQCVQQQFPIRLSESVPFASLATWKMNISAFCRSFAIVAALLLASGYCAEDVTGSEPPTSEAATTPVTEENSVGTQTVTTSSMQTLGLDVTDASTADSSQSPENNNQTETDLAEIALTTSVAQPSDVPVTVSEETIATNQQDAASPEPSVSGSPVEGTTLAILPETTVTVQSTSSTTIRLTEKPISTSSVTGMINVDHSAAGNASSSTITTATPLNSSIDSTTSTSVSPTTTNPGTTTRRPTRSPRTTTQRRSSTTTAPLHECVTSTTCLDPNAHCVNFGGHNTCECRMGFRKSSPIGRCVLIASPSTTTTLPPTTTFSTPEMGTLTNSNDPNVNVTSSPSESSSTVPPMPPLKNRRDAVRLASNLSTREKMDVVSISFQPASSVVEWLLTQDLPFRKAIAKILTSTNFTIVEDTETTKTLNISENEILYVAPSPQLTAEGLLVCFLVQDKEKVTPRHHSVSGGLVARRKRETNSMDEISTGYLPSVWITTAIRNSQHHLEATLNQTVSSLYGGIIPYQLLSVEQLAAASLFERRLDIFIPLILVAALGFMGLAVSLVCIRAKTRSMATWDPPAGVVFGKTSINRESREDPLGCTSKPDSTGNHLATDEQCRDGEEQLMKNSSEIHADDDVWVVPYEDGPPQGNPGHMKTQYEDTKL
- the LOC116925391 gene encoding mucin-5AC isoform X2, translated to MVMAWALVYIYKRKENGRHSREKKHRDKRSQKTKKPGRPSSQCPAVLQCVQQQFPIRLSESVPFASLATWKMNISAFCRSFAIVAALLLASGYCAEDVTGSEPPTSEAATTPVTEENSVGTQTVTTSSMQTLGLDVTDASTADSSQSPENNNQTETDLAEIALTTSVAQPSDVPVTVSEETIATNQQDAASPEPSVSGSPVEGTTLAILPETTVTVQSTSSTTIRLTEKPISTSSVTGMINVDHSAAGNASSSTITTATPLNSSIDSTTSTSVSPTTTNPGTTTRRPTRSPRTTTQRRSSTTTAPLHECVTSTTCLDPNAHCVNFGGHNTCECRMGFRKSSPIGRCVLIASPSTTTTLPPTTTFSTPEMGTLTNSNDPNVNVTSSPSESSSTVPPMPPLKNRRDAVRLASNLSTREKMDVVSISFQPASSVVEWLLTQDLPFRKAIAKILTSTNFTIVEDTETTKTLNISENEILYVAPSPQLTAEGLLVCFLVQDKEKVTPRHHSVSGGLVARRKRETNSMDEISTGYLPSVWITTAIRNSQHHLEATLNQTVSSLYGGIIPYQLLSVEQLAAASLFERRLDIFIPLILVAALGFMGLAVSLVCIRAKTRSMATWDPPAGVVFD